The following coding sequences are from one Mycolicibacterium aichiense window:
- a CDS encoding DUF5302 domain-containing protein, with amino-acid sequence MAESESEPQDDNKRKFREALERKKAKSAGGSAHTDSGPKQPRSHGPVENRREFRRKSG; translated from the coding sequence ATGGCCGAATCAGAGTCCGAACCGCAGGACGACAACAAGCGCAAGTTCCGTGAGGCGCTGGAGCGTAAGAAGGCGAAGTCGGCGGGCGGATCAGCGCACACGGACAGCGGCCCCAAGCAGCCCCGCTCGCACGGCCCGGTGGAGAACCGGCGGGAATTCCGCCGTAAGAGCGGCTAG
- a CDS encoding cation acetate symporter codes for MSGSTATALTAGGLLAAAVATVAVGAYGIRLSRTTSDFLVASRTVGPRWNAAAISGEYLSAASFLGVAGLIAKYGADALWYPVGFTAGYLGLLLFVSAPLRRSGAYTVPDFAEFRLGSPRVRRVAMLVVVTVCIFYLVPQYQGAGLALKTLLGVPVWIGPLAVGGIVIANVVGGGMRSITFVQAFQYWLKLTAVAVPALALLIHFGHEHPALGGPLPPTVDQPTAVSIDTDVVVTVADPAGVTVSGPTHSGALHSPGQYSLQKGTTLTLAAGAQTPVVVGAPASGSAWIVSGGGLGGKHPLYQVFSIMVATFLGAMGLPHVLVRFYTNPDGRAARRTALSVIALLSLFYLFPVLLGVFARLYVPQLLITGKADASVLLLPSATIAGLPGELLGALVAAGAIAAFLATSSGLLVSIAGALSTDVLRGRVRDFRIVALIAGLIPIPLSLVAPVLELSRGVGLAFAVAASTLCPLLVLGIWWRGLTATGAIAGLVVGALASGLAILISITGWVDDDVLGGWLTTLIGYPAAITVPLAFATMVLVSRVTRSDVPPDVARIFARMHVPERLGMGLERVPRG; via the coding sequence GTGAGCGGATCGACGGCGACGGCCCTGACCGCGGGCGGCCTGCTCGCCGCCGCGGTGGCGACGGTGGCCGTCGGCGCCTACGGAATTCGGCTGTCGCGCACCACATCGGACTTCCTGGTGGCGTCGCGCACCGTGGGCCCACGCTGGAATGCCGCCGCGATCTCGGGTGAATACCTTTCGGCGGCCTCGTTTCTCGGGGTCGCCGGGCTGATCGCCAAGTACGGTGCCGACGCGCTGTGGTATCCGGTCGGCTTCACCGCGGGCTACCTGGGTCTGCTGCTGTTCGTCTCCGCTCCCCTGCGTCGCTCCGGCGCCTACACCGTGCCGGACTTCGCGGAGTTCCGGCTCGGTTCACCGAGGGTGCGCCGGGTCGCGATGCTCGTCGTCGTCACCGTCTGCATCTTCTATCTCGTTCCCCAGTATCAGGGTGCCGGACTTGCGCTGAAAACCCTTCTTGGCGTGCCTGTTTGGATCGGGCCGCTCGCGGTCGGCGGGATCGTGATCGCCAATGTCGTCGGTGGCGGCATGCGCTCGATCACGTTCGTCCAGGCCTTCCAGTACTGGCTGAAGCTGACCGCGGTCGCGGTGCCGGCCCTGGCTCTGCTCATACACTTCGGGCACGAACACCCCGCACTCGGCGGCCCGCTCCCACCCACCGTGGACCAGCCGACCGCCGTCAGCATCGACACCGACGTGGTCGTCACGGTCGCCGACCCGGCCGGTGTCACGGTGTCCGGCCCGACGCACAGCGGTGCCCTGCACAGTCCCGGCCAGTACAGCCTGCAGAAGGGCACCACCCTGACGCTGGCCGCCGGAGCCCAGACCCCCGTCGTCGTCGGCGCACCCGCCAGCGGCTCGGCGTGGATCGTCAGCGGCGGCGGACTGGGCGGCAAACATCCGCTCTACCAAGTGTTTTCCATCATGGTGGCAACATTCCTCGGCGCGATGGGACTCCCCCATGTGCTGGTCCGCTTCTATACCAACCCCGACGGACGCGCCGCACGCCGCACCGCTCTGAGCGTGATCGCCCTACTGTCGTTGTTCTATCTGTTCCCGGTGCTGCTCGGAGTGTTCGCCCGGCTGTACGTGCCCCAGCTACTGATCACCGGCAAGGCCGATGCGTCGGTGCTGCTGCTGCCGTCGGCAACCATCGCCGGGCTACCCGGGGAACTGCTCGGCGCGCTGGTCGCGGCCGGCGCGATCGCGGCCTTCCTGGCGACCTCGTCCGGTCTGCTGGTCAGCATCGCCGGCGCGCTGTCCACCGATGTGCTGCGCGGGCGGGTCCGCGACTTCCGGATCGTGGCGCTGATAGCCGGCCTCATCCCGATCCCGCTCTCGCTCGTCGCGCCGGTTCTGGAACTGTCGCGCGGTGTCGGTCTGGCGTTCGCCGTCGCGGCGTCCACACTGTGCCCGCTGCTGGTTCTCGGTATCTGGTGGCGCGGGCTGACCGCGACCGGGGCGATCGCCGGGCTGGTGGTCGGCGCACTGGCATCGGGTCTGGCCATTCTCATCTCGATCACCGGCTGGGTCGACGACGACGTGCTCGGCGGCTGGCTGACAACGCTGATCGGCTACCCCGCCGCCATCACCGTTCCGCTGGCGTTCGCGACGATGGTGCTCGTCAGCCGCGTCACCCGGAGCGACGTGCCCCCCGATGTGGCGCGCATCTTCGCGCGCATGCATGTACCGGAGCGGCTCGGCATGGGGCTGGAACGAGTCCCCCGCGGCTGA
- a CDS encoding DUF732 domain-containing protein, with protein MRRVIAPAVAAVATALALAGTAHAIPDQGTPEFDLYMQGLARNGYNLNPDTAWRVAHQACIGGIPGYIGLELAAQGVIGPGAQERVFDVARKYACPVQ; from the coding sequence ATGAGACGGGTGATTGCTCCTGCGGTCGCGGCGGTCGCGACCGCTCTCGCCTTGGCCGGCACCGCGCACGCGATACCGGATCAGGGCACCCCCGAATTCGACCTGTACATGCAGGGCCTGGCCCGCAACGGCTACAACCTGAATCCCGACACCGCGTGGCGCGTCGCGCATCAGGCGTGCATCGGCGGCATACCGGGATACATCGGTCTTGAGCTGGCGGCGCAAGGCGTGATCGGCCCCGGAGCGCAGGAGCGGGTGTTCGACGTAGCCCGGAAGTACGCCTGCCCCGTCCAGTAG
- a CDS encoding sensor histidine kinase, which produces MSGAVALALAVALAAVALIVGAIAVLTRSVVTTPAERTVHAALHTASLAARSLRKGLDADSATGAAPHLRGLTGSDGVALYDGDTGLLALDPLGDALWTPAILEVCHHTARDAISGQRRVLARDQTPAVVAQPLLDDDGTVIGVLVVVNTAEPSPGMLGAVAEVARYAASQLELAELDASRARLDRAEVLALRAQISPHFIYNALNTIASFVRTDPDRARDLILEFADFTRYSFRSAGPYTVLADELRNIDRYLTLERARFGPNLSVTLQIAPEVLTVVVPFLALQPLVENAVRHGLAGRQGGSIEIIAHNEGSDCVISVEDDGVGMDPDALRSGHGDVLGDGEQTAHVGLSNVDHRLRAAFGNDYGLVVETAPGAGTKVIMRVPKFRAGVHV; this is translated from the coding sequence ATGTCGGGTGCGGTAGCGCTCGCGCTGGCGGTCGCGCTCGCCGCGGTCGCATTGATCGTCGGCGCGATCGCCGTGCTGACCCGCAGCGTGGTCACCACACCGGCCGAACGGACGGTGCACGCCGCGCTGCACACCGCCTCGCTGGCGGCACGCTCACTGCGCAAGGGTTTGGACGCCGACTCCGCGACCGGCGCCGCCCCGCACCTGCGCGGCCTCACCGGCTCGGACGGCGTCGCGCTCTACGACGGCGACACCGGTCTGCTGGCACTCGATCCGCTCGGTGACGCGCTGTGGACGCCGGCCATCCTCGAGGTCTGTCACCACACCGCCCGGGACGCGATCTCCGGCCAGCGCCGAGTGCTCGCCCGCGACCAGACCCCCGCCGTGGTGGCCCAGCCGCTGCTCGACGACGACGGCACGGTGATCGGTGTGCTCGTCGTGGTCAACACCGCCGAACCCTCGCCCGGCATGCTGGGTGCGGTCGCCGAGGTGGCGCGCTACGCCGCCAGCCAGCTCGAGCTGGCCGAACTCGACGCGTCGCGGGCCCGGCTCGACCGGGCCGAAGTGCTCGCGCTGCGCGCCCAGATCAGCCCGCACTTCATCTACAACGCGCTCAACACGATTGCCTCGTTCGTCCGCACCGATCCCGACCGGGCCCGCGACCTCATCCTGGAGTTCGCCGACTTCACCCGCTACTCGTTCCGCTCCGCGGGCCCCTACACGGTGCTGGCCGATGAGCTGCGCAACATCGATCGCTACCTGACTCTCGAACGTGCCCGGTTCGGGCCCAACCTGTCGGTGACCCTGCAGATCGCACCCGAGGTATTGACCGTCGTTGTGCCGTTCCTGGCATTGCAGCCGCTGGTCGAGAACGCGGTGCGCCATGGCCTGGCCGGGCGGCAGGGCGGATCGATCGAAATCATCGCTCACAACGAGGGTTCCGACTGCGTCATCAGCGTGGAGGACGACGGCGTCGGCATGGATCCGGACGCCCTGCGCTCCGGGCACGGCGACGTCCTCGGCGACGGCGAGCAGACCGCCCACGTCGGGCTGAGCAATGTCGACCATCGCCTGCGCGCGGCGTTCGGCAACGACTACGGTCTGGTGGTCGAGACCGCCCCGGGAGCGGGCACGAAGGTGATCATGCGAGTGCCGAAGTTTCGCGCGGGCGTCCACGTCTAG
- a CDS encoding DUF485 domain-containing protein: MSTTDLPPRETHPSGAQYLAMQASPEFQELRRTLRRFVFPTTAFFLIWYATYVLLGAFAHDFMAVKVWGNINVGLLIGLGQFVTTFLITGLYVRFANRELDPRAEAIRTEMEGAAK; encoded by the coding sequence GTGTCCACAACCGACCTGCCGCCACGGGAGACCCATCCCAGCGGGGCCCAATACCTGGCCATGCAGGCCAGCCCGGAGTTCCAGGAGCTGCGCCGCACACTGCGCCGCTTCGTGTTTCCCACCACGGCGTTCTTCCTGATCTGGTACGCCACCTATGTGCTGCTGGGCGCCTTCGCCCACGACTTCATGGCCGTCAAGGTGTGGGGCAACATCAACGTCGGACTGCTCATCGGTCTGGGCCAGTTCGTGACGACATTCCTCATCACGGGCTTGTATGTGCGGTTCGCCAATCGGGAGCTCGACCCGCGCGCCGAGGCCATCCGCACCGAGATGGAAGGCGCGGCCAAGTGA
- a CDS encoding MFS transporter gives MASTRTSFAFALLAYAFAAVMVGTTLPTPLYALYSDQMHFAVLTTTVIYATYAGGVLFALLVFGGWSDAIGRRPVLLAGVGAALASAVMFLFADSVPELLVGRVLSGLSAGVFTGTATAAVIEAAPPSWRTRAAAVATIANIGGLGTGPILAGILAQYAPSPLKLTYLVHIGLMVLAAVAILSVPETSSRTGKLGLQRLSVPPEVRSVFITAALAAFAGFAVTGLFTSVAPSLLTNVIGIGNHALAGLMAGSIFGASAIAQIAGTRIEPQRAVALGCAILAVGMGILVVALHYSSLPGLIAAAVVAGAGQGISFSRGLAAVAERTPAERRAEVSSTYFVVAYIAISIPVIGEGFAAQAWGLRTGGTVFAVAVGVLALVCLAAILWQESRPAAELSEHAAG, from the coding sequence ATGGCATCCACCCGCACATCGTTCGCCTTCGCCCTGTTGGCCTACGCGTTCGCCGCGGTCATGGTGGGCACCACGCTGCCGACTCCGCTGTACGCGCTCTACTCCGATCAGATGCACTTCGCAGTCCTGACGACGACGGTCATCTACGCCACCTACGCCGGCGGGGTGTTGTTCGCGCTGCTGGTGTTCGGCGGCTGGTCCGACGCCATCGGCCGACGGCCGGTGCTGCTGGCCGGTGTCGGTGCAGCGCTGGCCAGTGCGGTGATGTTCCTGTTCGCGGACTCGGTGCCCGAGCTTCTGGTGGGCCGGGTGCTCTCCGGGTTGTCGGCGGGTGTCTTCACCGGCACCGCCACCGCGGCGGTCATCGAAGCCGCGCCGCCCAGCTGGCGGACCCGCGCGGCGGCGGTGGCGACGATCGCCAACATCGGCGGCCTCGGCACGGGACCCATCCTGGCCGGCATCCTGGCGCAGTACGCGCCGAGCCCGCTGAAGCTCACCTACCTCGTCCACATCGGGTTGATGGTGCTGGCCGCTGTCGCGATCCTGTCGGTGCCCGAGACGTCGAGCCGCACCGGAAAGCTCGGCCTGCAACGGCTTTCGGTGCCGCCCGAGGTGCGGTCGGTGTTCATCACCGCCGCGCTGGCCGCCTTCGCCGGTTTTGCCGTCACGGGGTTGTTCACCTCGGTGGCGCCGTCGCTGCTGACCAACGTCATCGGGATCGGCAATCATGCGCTGGCCGGCTTGATGGCCGGCTCGATCTTCGGCGCCTCGGCGATCGCGCAGATCGCCGGAACTCGTATCGAACCGCAGCGTGCGGTTGCACTGGGCTGCGCCATCCTGGCAGTCGGCATGGGCATTCTGGTTGTCGCCCTGCACTATTCGTCACTGCCCGGCCTGATCGCCGCGGCCGTGGTGGCCGGCGCCGGCCAAGGCATCAGCTTCAGCCGCGGCTTGGCGGCGGTCGCCGAACGCACTCCGGCGGAGCGGCGGGCCGAGGTCAGCTCCACCTACTTCGTGGTGGCCTACATCGCGATTTCGATCCCGGTGATCGGAGAGGGTTTCGCCGCACAGGCGTGGGGGCTGCGCACCGGCGGCACCGTGTTCGCGGTCGCGGTCGGGGTGCTCGCCCTGGTCTGTCTCGCAGCCATCCTCTGGCAGGAATCACGCCCGGCGGCAGAGCTTTCCGAGCATGCCGCCGGCTAG
- a CDS encoding cation acetate symporter: MSTTVLAEAARIGNPVVNISIFVAFVLITLFIVIRAGRTNTNATEFFTGGRAFSGPQNGIAIAGDYLSAASFLGIAGAIAVYGYDGFLYSIGFLVAWLVALLLVAELLRNTGKFTMADVLSFRLKQRPVRVAAATSTLTVSLFYLLAQMAGAGGLVALLLDVHGRTAQSFVIAVVGVLMIVYVLVGGMKGTTWVQIIKAVLLIAGAAIMTAMVLVKFGLNFSDILGSAQQMVHDATTKGVASRDVLAPGAQYGANTTSKINLLSLGLALVLGTAGLPHVLMRFYTVPTAKEARRSVVWAIGLIGAFYLFTLALGYGAAAMVGPDKILAAPGGQNSAAPLLAFELGGVILLGVISAVAFATILAVVAGLTITASASFAHDVYASVLKSHKVTEEEQVKVSRITAVVLGVAAIGLGILANGQNVAFLVALAFAVAASANLPTIVYSLYWKRFNTRGALWSMYGGLISCLVLIVFSPAVSGNKTAMIPGANFDWFPLANPGIVSIPLAFVLGVVGTLTSKDAGDPEINAEMEVRSLTGVGAEKATHH, translated from the coding sequence GTGAGCACCACCGTCTTGGCCGAGGCAGCCCGAATCGGCAATCCGGTCGTCAACATCAGCATCTTCGTGGCCTTCGTGCTCATCACGTTGTTCATCGTGATCCGCGCCGGTCGCACCAACACCAACGCCACCGAGTTCTTCACCGGTGGCCGGGCGTTCTCCGGACCGCAGAACGGCATCGCCATCGCCGGCGACTATCTTTCTGCGGCAAGCTTTCTCGGCATCGCGGGCGCTATCGCGGTGTATGGCTATGACGGCTTCCTCTATTCGATCGGCTTCCTGGTCGCGTGGCTGGTCGCCCTGCTGCTGGTCGCTGAATTGCTGCGCAACACAGGCAAATTCACAATGGCCGACGTGCTGAGCTTCCGGCTCAAGCAGCGGCCGGTGCGGGTGGCCGCGGCCACCTCGACGCTGACGGTGTCGCTGTTCTATCTGCTGGCCCAGATGGCCGGCGCCGGTGGCCTGGTCGCGCTGTTGCTCGACGTCCACGGCCGCACCGCCCAGTCCTTCGTGATCGCGGTGGTCGGTGTGCTGATGATCGTCTACGTGCTGGTCGGCGGCATGAAGGGCACCACGTGGGTGCAGATCATCAAGGCCGTCCTGCTGATCGCGGGTGCGGCAATCATGACGGCCATGGTGCTGGTCAAGTTCGGTCTGAACTTCTCCGACATCCTGGGTTCGGCGCAGCAGATGGTGCATGACGCCACCACCAAGGGCGTCGCCAGCCGCGACGTGCTGGCTCCCGGTGCCCAGTACGGCGCCAACACCACCTCGAAGATCAACCTGCTGTCGCTGGGTCTGGCGCTGGTGCTCGGCACTGCGGGCCTGCCGCACGTGCTGATGCGCTTCTACACGGTGCCGACCGCGAAAGAGGCTCGGCGGTCGGTGGTGTGGGCGATCGGCCTGATCGGTGCGTTCTATCTGTTCACCCTGGCGCTGGGCTACGGCGCGGCGGCGATGGTGGGGCCGGACAAGATCCTGGCCGCCCCGGGCGGGCAGAACTCGGCCGCCCCGTTGTTGGCCTTCGAGCTCGGCGGGGTGATTTTGCTCGGCGTCATCTCCGCGGTCGCATTCGCCACCATCTTGGCCGTGGTCGCCGGTCTGACCATCACTGCGTCGGCCTCGTTCGCCCACGACGTCTACGCCAGCGTTCTCAAGAGTCACAAGGTGACCGAGGAGGAGCAGGTCAAGGTCTCTCGCATCACCGCGGTGGTACTCGGTGTCGCCGCGATCGGGCTCGGCATCCTGGCCAACGGCCAGAACGTCGCGTTCCTGGTGGCGCTTGCCTTCGCGGTGGCGGCCTCGGCCAACCTGCCGACGATCGTGTACTCCCTGTACTGGAAGCGGTTCAACACCCGCGGCGCCCTGTGGAGCATGTACGGCGGATTGATCAGCTGCCTGGTGCTGATCGTCTTCTCGCCGGCCGTCTCGGGCAACAAGACCGCGATGATCCCCGGTGCGAACTTCGACTGGTTCCCGCTGGCCAACCCCGGCATCGTGTCGATTCCGCTGGCGTTCGTCCTCGGTGTCGTCGGAACGCTGACGTCGAAGGACGCCGGCGATCCGGAGATCAACGCGGAGATGGAAGTCCGGTCGCTGACCGGGGTGGGCGCGGAGAAGGCCACGCACCACTAG
- a CDS encoding LytR/AlgR family response regulator transcription factor, whose amino-acid sequence MAVQLWVLAVDDEAPALDELTYLLGEHPDVAEVTGAGDSTSALRIINERTVDAIFLDINMPGLSGLELASVLGNFAHPPAVVFVTAHDDKALAAFEVGALDYLLKPIRKERLDEAVRRVVSARAAEPAPPADEPQADTIPVELGGVTQLVRCDTIGWVEAEGDYARLHAASGSHLVRIPLSTLEDRWRSRGFQRVHRSYLVALNMVTGLRTSGASTMVRLRANGASAPVELPVSRRQARELRDRLIRDPMRTFRPGTADD is encoded by the coding sequence GTGGCAGTGCAGCTCTGGGTGTTGGCGGTCGACGACGAAGCCCCGGCGCTCGACGAGCTCACCTACCTGCTCGGCGAGCATCCCGATGTCGCCGAGGTGACCGGCGCCGGCGACTCCACGTCCGCGTTGCGCATCATCAACGAACGCACCGTGGATGCGATCTTCCTGGACATCAACATGCCGGGGCTCTCGGGCCTCGAATTGGCCAGTGTGCTCGGCAATTTCGCGCACCCGCCCGCCGTCGTGTTCGTCACCGCGCATGACGACAAGGCGCTGGCCGCTTTCGAGGTCGGCGCGCTGGACTATCTGCTCAAGCCGATCCGCAAGGAGCGCCTCGACGAGGCGGTCCGGCGAGTGGTGTCCGCGCGCGCCGCGGAGCCGGCCCCTCCTGCCGACGAGCCGCAGGCCGACACCATCCCGGTCGAGCTCGGCGGGGTGACCCAGCTGGTGCGTTGCGACACCATCGGCTGGGTCGAGGCCGAAGGCGACTACGCCCGCCTGCACGCCGCCTCCGGCTCGCATCTGGTGCGAATTCCGTTGAGCACCTTGGAGGATCGCTGGCGCAGCCGCGGGTTCCAGCGGGTGCACAGGTCCTATCTCGTCGCACTGAACATGGTGACCGGGCTGCGCACCTCCGGCGCCTCGACGATGGTGCGACTGCGCGCCAACGGGGCCTCGGCACCGGTCGAGCTTCCGGTCAGCCGCCGCCAGGCCCGCGAACTGCGCGACCGGCTGATCCGTGATCCGATGCGGACCTTCCGGCCGGGGACCGCCGATGACTAG
- a CDS encoding DUF2510 domain-containing protein: MYDRPVQPGWYPDPNGIPGLRWFDGEQWTPNFSGAQQGPAPSQAVAEKPKDRNPLFLFLAGLSALPTAFFGWAYYESQATISGILFLFCFAWTYCWWKMSDRYR, encoded by the coding sequence ATGTACGACCGACCGGTGCAACCGGGTTGGTATCCGGATCCGAACGGCATACCGGGGCTCAGGTGGTTCGACGGCGAGCAGTGGACACCAAACTTCAGCGGGGCACAGCAGGGGCCAGCGCCCTCTCAGGCGGTCGCTGAGAAGCCGAAGGACCGGAACCCCTTGTTCCTGTTTCTCGCCGGTCTGTCGGCGCTACCGACGGCGTTCTTCGGCTGGGCGTACTACGAGTCCCAGGCGACGATCTCGGGCATCCTGTTCCTCTTCTGCTTCGCGTGGACGTACTGCTGGTGGAAGATGTCGGACCGGTACCGCTAA
- a CDS encoding recombinase family protein gives MSSAPRALVGARVSVVQGPQKVSHLAQIETATNWAISKGYNIVGTFEDLGVSAEKRPEDRPDLGPWLTPEGAAQWDVIVWSKMDRAFRSTRHCVDFARWAEEQHKVVAFADDGLTLDYRPKRPGAVKGIDEMMAELFVYLGSFFAQLELNRFKTRAQDSHRALRGMDRWASGVPPLGFKVVDHPSGKGRGLATDEVGKELLHEMARRLLDGWSFIRIAAWLNEQGVLTNMDRARAAAGKPPKARPWNVNVVIDGLTSPRTQGFKMTGRGKHARTVLDSEGDPIRMAPPTFDDATWAQIQKAAQLRKIGRRNPSRSANPVLGVAFCGCTGCPACGVTEGICGASLAQQHTKNRSGGEDYRYYRCGRTPLNCNGVTAKAEDVDFQLAHEFTYFRGDEPMTRKVFVPGEDRSAELEQVNATIERLRMESDAGLLTTPEDERMWLERMKAQVAKRDQLAATPSRAAGWAIEETGQTKADAWKAADESERRQLYLDAGLRYLLCRKGERSYFDRSYDG, from the coding sequence ATGAGTTCAGCGCCAAGAGCCCTGGTCGGGGCACGAGTCTCGGTAGTCCAAGGGCCTCAGAAGGTCTCGCATCTCGCTCAGATCGAGACTGCGACTAACTGGGCAATCTCCAAGGGCTACAACATCGTTGGGACCTTCGAGGATCTCGGTGTCTCTGCCGAGAAGCGTCCGGAAGACCGGCCAGACCTCGGGCCGTGGCTGACGCCTGAGGGCGCAGCGCAGTGGGACGTGATCGTCTGGTCGAAGATGGACCGCGCTTTCCGGTCTACCCGGCACTGCGTCGACTTCGCAAGGTGGGCTGAGGAGCAGCACAAGGTCGTGGCGTTCGCCGACGACGGGCTGACGCTGGACTACAGACCCAAGCGGCCAGGAGCCGTGAAGGGTATTGACGAGATGATGGCCGAGCTGTTCGTCTACCTCGGATCGTTCTTCGCGCAGCTCGAGCTGAACCGCTTCAAGACGAGGGCTCAGGACAGCCACCGGGCACTGCGCGGCATGGACCGCTGGGCCTCCGGAGTACCGCCTCTCGGGTTCAAGGTGGTCGATCATCCGAGCGGTAAGGGTAGGGGTCTAGCTACCGACGAGGTCGGCAAGGAGCTGCTGCACGAGATGGCTCGCCGTCTGCTGGACGGCTGGAGCTTCATCCGCATCGCGGCGTGGCTCAACGAGCAGGGTGTGCTCACCAACATGGACCGCGCTCGGGCGGCTGCTGGCAAACCACCGAAGGCTCGTCCGTGGAACGTCAACGTCGTCATCGACGGGCTGACCTCTCCACGTACACAGGGCTTCAAGATGACTGGGCGAGGCAAGCACGCGAGGACTGTGCTCGACTCCGAGGGGGATCCGATCCGGATGGCTCCGCCGACGTTCGATGACGCCACCTGGGCGCAGATCCAGAAGGCTGCCCAGCTCCGGAAGATCGGGCGGCGCAACCCGAGCAGGAGCGCGAACCCAGTCCTCGGGGTGGCCTTCTGCGGATGCACCGGCTGTCCAGCGTGCGGTGTCACCGAGGGCATCTGCGGGGCGTCCCTGGCCCAGCAGCACACGAAGAATCGGAGCGGGGGCGAGGACTATCGCTACTACCGCTGTGGTCGGACTCCGCTCAACTGCAACGGCGTGACGGCCAAGGCCGAGGACGTGGACTTTCAGCTTGCCCACGAGTTCACCTACTTCCGTGGCGATGAGCCGATGACCCGCAAGGTGTTCGTGCCGGGGGAGGATCGCAGTGCCGAGCTGGAGCAAGTCAACGCGACCATCGAGCGGCTGAGGATGGAGTCCGACGCCGGCCTCCTGACGACTCCTGAGGACGAGCGGATGTGGCTGGAGAGGATGAAGGCCCAGGTAGCCAAGCGCGACCAGCTCGCGGCCACTCCAAGCCGCGCAGCGGGGTGGGCGATCGAGGAGACCGGCCAGACGAAAGCTGACGCATGGAAAGCCGCCGACGAGAGCGAGCGGAGGCAGCTCTATCTCGACGCGGGCCTGAGGTACCTGCTCTGTCGGAAGGGCGAGCGCAGCTACTTCGATCGAAGCTACGATGGGTAG
- a CDS encoding DUF1697 domain-containing protein: protein MTRYAAFLRGVNVSGTTMKMADVAAAFTDTGFKNVKTILASGNVLLDSGAAAKTVRTKAEAALRDAFGYEAWVLVYDLETLRAIADGYPFEPEVEGYHSYVTFVSDPAILDELADLAGEAGPDEKIERGDGVLYWQVPKSSTLDSAVGKTMGKKRYKSSTTTRNLRTLAKVLT, encoded by the coding sequence ATGACCCGCTACGCGGCTTTCCTGCGCGGTGTGAACGTGAGCGGAACGACGATGAAGATGGCCGACGTCGCCGCCGCCTTCACCGACACCGGCTTCAAGAACGTCAAGACCATCCTCGCCAGCGGCAACGTGTTGCTCGACAGCGGTGCCGCCGCCAAGACGGTGCGTACGAAAGCCGAAGCGGCACTTCGGGATGCGTTCGGATATGAAGCCTGGGTGCTGGTCTACGACCTCGAGACGCTGCGCGCCATCGCCGACGGCTATCCATTCGAACCCGAGGTCGAGGGCTATCACTCGTACGTGACGTTCGTCAGCGATCCGGCCATCCTCGACGAGCTGGCCGATCTGGCCGGCGAGGCCGGACCCGACGAGAAGATCGAACGCGGTGACGGTGTCCTCTACTGGCAGGTCCCCAAGTCCTCGACGCTGGACTCGGCCGTCGGTAAGACGATGGGTAAGAAGCGCTACAAATCGTCGACCACCACGCGCAACTTGCGCACTCTGGCGAAGGTATTGACATGA
- a CDS encoding PPOX class F420-dependent oxidoreductase: MSRQVFDDKLLAVIAGNSLGVLATIKRDGRPQLSNVTYHFDRRNLVVEVSITEPRAKTRNLRRDPRASILVSSDDGWSYAVADGNAILSPPAAEPHDDTVEALVALYRNVAGEHPDWDDYRRAMVTDRRVLLKLPISHLYGMPPGIR, encoded by the coding sequence ATGTCCCGTCAGGTGTTCGACGACAAACTGCTGGCGGTGATCGCGGGCAACTCACTGGGCGTGCTCGCGACCATCAAACGAGACGGCCGCCCGCAGCTGTCCAACGTGACGTATCACTTCGACCGGCGCAATCTCGTCGTCGAAGTCTCCATCACCGAACCGCGCGCCAAGACGCGCAATCTGCGCCGCGACCCGCGCGCCTCGATCCTGGTGTCCTCCGACGACGGCTGGTCCTATGCGGTCGCCGACGGCAACGCGATCCTCAGCCCGCCCGCAGCCGAACCACACGATGACACCGTCGAAGCTCTCGTGGCGCTGTATCGCAACGTCGCCGGTGAGCATCCGGACTGGGACGACTATCGACGTGCCATGGTCACCGACCGTCGGGTCCTTCTGAAGCTGCCGATCTCGCACCTCTACGGAATGCCGCCCGGCATCCGCTGA